A single region of the Candidatus Kryptoniota bacterium genome encodes:
- a CDS encoding ATP-grasp domain-containing protein has product MNVALVFNVKRESTPEDNTEPPSHSSPVKTLTVSPKTLDKYAEWDTMETIEAVAHALSLSNNVALIEADEDAYGKLRDGGFDIVFNIAEGMNGVSREAQIPAMLEFLGIPYTGSDPLTLATCLDKARTKEVLSHHGIPTPRFVVANSYEEAVGASLRYPLFVKPLHEGSSKGIYNSSYVDTPDSLRKEVERILTDYEQPALVEEYLPGREFTVALLGNGSELKVFPPVEINFSSLPSEALPVYSYEAKWLWDTKDSPIDVFKCPAPVSDTLSKRIEEISRQTFEVLRCRDWTRIDMRLDANGEPNVIEVNPLPGILPDPEEHSCFPMASRAVGLNYDEMINSVLDAAVRRIEAL; this is encoded by the coding sequence ATGAATGTTGCTCTTGTCTTTAATGTGAAAAGAGAGAGCACTCCTGAAGACAACACCGAACCTCCCAGTCACTCCTCTCCCGTAAAGACGCTGACAGTTTCTCCAAAGACGTTGGACAAGTACGCCGAGTGGGACACGATGGAGACGATCGAAGCCGTGGCACACGCGCTTTCGTTGTCGAACAACGTGGCACTCATCGAGGCGGACGAGGACGCTTACGGGAAATTGCGTGACGGAGGATTCGATATCGTCTTCAACATTGCGGAAGGAATGAACGGTGTCAGCAGGGAAGCTCAAATACCCGCGATGCTCGAGTTCCTCGGCATTCCTTATACCGGCTCCGACCCATTAACGCTTGCGACCTGTCTCGACAAAGCGAGGACGAAGGAAGTCTTGTCTCATCACGGAATTCCGACGCCCAGGTTTGTCGTGGCAAACTCATATGAAGAAGCCGTAGGGGCGTCCTTGCGCTACCCGCTTTTTGTTAAGCCGCTTCATGAAGGATCGAGCAAGGGCATTTACAATTCATCTTACGTTGACACGCCCGACTCTCTCCGGAAAGAAGTGGAACGAATACTTACCGATTACGAGCAACCGGCACTAGTTGAAGAGTACCTGCCGGGCCGAGAGTTTACTGTGGCGCTGCTTGGTAATGGGAGTGAACTGAAAGTGTTTCCGCCTGTCGAGATCAACTTCAGTTCACTGCCATCGGAGGCACTGCCTGTCTATTCTTACGAAGCGAAATGGCTTTGGGACACCAAGGATTCACCGATCGATGTCTTCAAGTGTCCTGCGCCGGTGAGCGACACGCTGTCGAAGAGGATCGAAGAGATTTCTCGACAGACGTTCGAGGTTCTCAGGTGTCGCGACTGGACGCGGATTGATATGAGACTTGACGCGAACGGTGAGCCGAACGTCATCGAGGTCAATCCGCTTCCCGGGATTTTACCGGATCCCGAAGAACATTCGTGCTTCCCAATGGCGTCGAGAGCTGTGGGACTGAATTATGATGAAATGATTAATTCGGTTCTGGATGCTGCAGTAAGAAGAATAGAGGCTTTGTAG
- a CDS encoding ATP-grasp domain-containing protein: MPRKKRVTVVYDEAALDISSELELAFSGKISSDQKAALMDTSTTSVIEQVDTVVAVLSEAGFSVSTVITSSDIKQLMEKLKEEKPDLIFNFCESIEGDSFQEMNVAGLYELLGIPYTGSNPLTLGSCLNKVRTKEILTYHKVNVPPYRVFTSPDEVSKKKIGFPAIAKPIHEDASVGISNTSVVHDREHLQSLLVDMLKKFMQPILVEQFIEGREFNVAIVGSDEVIALPISEIDFSTMPQGYQHIVSYEAKWMPDSVEFKSTVPICPAKISRRLEQKIQNTAIKAYQAMQCRDYARVDMRVDKTGNVFVLEVNPNPDLSPSGSGFARSAGAFGWTYGQLINSIVQSALKRRLG; encoded by the coding sequence ATGCCAAGGAAAAAGAGAGTAACCGTTGTTTACGACGAAGCAGCGCTGGATATTTCCTCGGAATTAGAATTGGCCTTCAGCGGCAAGATCTCATCGGATCAAAAAGCCGCATTGATGGATACATCCACCACCAGTGTAATCGAGCAAGTCGACACCGTTGTCGCAGTGCTCAGCGAGGCGGGCTTCAGCGTCTCGACGGTAATTACCAGCTCCGACATAAAGCAGCTTATGGAGAAACTGAAAGAAGAGAAACCTGACCTTATTTTCAACTTCTGTGAATCGATCGAAGGCGATTCATTCCAGGAGATGAATGTCGCGGGTCTTTATGAGCTCCTTGGAATTCCGTATACAGGAAGCAATCCCCTGACTCTCGGGAGCTGCCTGAACAAGGTCAGGACAAAAGAGATTTTGACTTATCATAAGGTAAATGTCCCTCCCTACAGAGTGTTCACATCTCCGGACGAAGTTTCTAAAAAGAAGATCGGCTTTCCGGCAATCGCGAAACCTATCCACGAGGATGCTAGTGTCGGCATTTCGAATACGTCGGTGGTCCACGACCGTGAACATCTTCAGTCGCTCCTTGTCGACATGTTGAAAAAATTCATGCAGCCGATACTTGTCGAGCAATTCATCGAGGGGCGCGAATTTAATGTGGCCATTGTCGGAAGCGATGAAGTCATTGCGCTTCCGATTTCCGAGATCGACTTCAGCACTATGCCGCAGGGTTATCAGCACATCGTCTCATACGAGGCAAAGTGGATGCCGGACAGCGTGGAATTCAAGTCAACAGTCCCGATTTGTCCCGCGAAAATCAGCAGGCGGCTCGAACAAAAGATTCAGAACACCGCAATCAAGGCATACCAGGCGATGCAATGTCGCGATTACGCGCGCGTCGACATGCGCGTGGACAAAACAGGAAACGTGTTCGTCCTCGAAGTAAACCCGAACCCGGATCTTTCTCCAAGCGGTTCAGGATTCGCGAGGAGCGCCGGGGCCTTCGGCTGGACTTACGGCCAGCTGATAAATAGTATTGTCCAATCAGCTTTGAAAAGACGTCTTGGTTAA
- a CDS encoding N-acetyltransferase, whose translation MVKISPTVKDDYQAIMRILKRTDRFTNEELEIADELLNSYFESQVDSGYWTYTAMTDKVAGYICYGPTPLTYGTFDIYWIAVDPDFQGKRIGTELLLFAEKDIAKHDGRLITVNTSSQEKYGSTRSFYLKRGYREGARIQGYYRPGDDLVIYVKQISED comes from the coding sequence TTGGTTAAGATAAGTCCGACCGTAAAAGATGACTACCAGGCGATCATGCGGATCTTGAAACGTACCGATCGCTTCACAAACGAAGAACTGGAAATCGCGGACGAGCTCTTGAATTCATATTTCGAGAGTCAGGTGGACAGTGGGTACTGGACCTACACTGCCATGACGGACAAGGTCGCCGGATATATTTGTTATGGCCCGACTCCGCTCACATACGGCACGTTCGATATATACTGGATCGCCGTCGACCCTGATTTCCAGGGGAAAAGGATCGGGACTGAGCTTCTTCTCTTCGCCGAGAAAGATATAGCCAAGCATGACGGCCGGCTGATCACTGTTAACACCAGCTCGCAGGAGAAATACGGGTCAACAAGAAGTTTTTATCTTAAGAGAGGTTACCGCGAGGGGGCCAGAATACAGGGTTACTACCGTCCCGGTGACGATCTCGTGATATATGTTAAACAAATATCGGAGGACTAG
- a CDS encoding KamA family radical SAM protein, translated as MELWQQMLRQSIDSADDLVKKFNFDRDTAERLNTLFHIRINPYYLNLIRYPGDPIWLQSIPDATELQDDGLPLDPLNEDGDSPVPSITHRYPDRVLFLVTSQCSMYCRFCTRKRKVSDSTKISMKFIQDGLDYIKAHPEVRDVIVSGGDPLMLTDVMLEKVLKGLREIPHVEIIRVHTKMPCVLPQRITPQLVDMMKKYQPIYVNVHFNHPWECTPEAKVACDLLADAGFPLGNQMVLMKGVNDDAEVVKELNRKLLIMRVRPYYIYQADMVKSTNHFRTPIRVGLEIMDKLRGHTSGLAVPYFVIDAPGGGGKIPILPQYVLYHDDEKIVLRNYKYEVFEYAETVEGQTRVPEEIDSRFMRKAPVVTRERKRRISKPKKRTSVRVEADKPAEE; from the coding sequence ATGGAACTGTGGCAGCAGATGCTGAGGCAGAGTATCGATAGCGCTGATGATCTCGTCAAGAAATTCAACTTTGACAGAGATACTGCCGAAAGGCTTAACACCCTTTTCCACATCAGGATAAACCCGTACTATTTGAACCTCATTAGATATCCCGGCGATCCGATCTGGCTCCAGAGTATACCGGATGCCACTGAGCTCCAGGACGACGGACTCCCGCTGGATCCGCTGAATGAGGATGGTGATAGCCCGGTTCCAAGTATCACGCATCGTTATCCCGATAGAGTGTTGTTCCTTGTCACCAGCCAGTGCTCTATGTACTGCAGGTTCTGTACCCGGAAGAGAAAGGTCAGTGATTCGACCAAGATCAGCATGAAGTTTATCCAGGACGGACTCGATTACATCAAGGCTCATCCCGAAGTAAGAGACGTGATCGTCTCCGGCGGAGACCCGTTAATGCTGACGGACGTCATGCTGGAGAAAGTCCTGAAGGGCTTGCGCGAGATCCCTCACGTCGAGATAATCCGCGTGCACACAAAGATGCCGTGTGTCCTTCCGCAAAGAATTACACCGCAGCTTGTCGACATGATGAAAAAGTACCAGCCTATTTACGTGAACGTGCATTTCAATCATCCGTGGGAATGCACACCGGAAGCCAAGGTAGCATGCGATCTTCTCGCCGACGCAGGTTTTCCGCTCGGCAACCAGATGGTGCTGATGAAGGGAGTCAACGACGACGCTGAAGTTGTGAAAGAACTCAATCGCAAACTCCTCATTATGCGCGTCAGGCCGTACTATATTTACCAGGCAGACATGGTGAAGAGCACGAACCATTTCAGGACGCCCATTCGTGTCGGACTCGAAATAATGGACAAGCTGCGCGGCCATACATCAGGCCTTGCGGTACCGTACTTCGTCATCGACGCTCCCGGCGGCGGCGGAAAGATACCTATCCTCCCGCAATATGTGCTGTACCACGATGATGAAAAAATCGTACTCCGCAACTATAAATACGAAGTGTTCGAATACGCGGAGACCGTCGAAGGCCAGACACGGGTGCCGGAAGAGATCGATTCGCGCTTTATGAGAAAGGCACCGGTAGTCACGAGGGAACGCAAGCGAAGGATCTCTAAACCGAAGAAGCGAACCTCCGTACGCGTTGAAGCGGATAAGCCGGCAGAAGAATAA
- a CDS encoding glycoside hydrolase family 13 protein: protein MKRYAIIPLILFLATASAQVKVPEWAKKAVWYQIFPERFRNGDTRNDPTATDAGVSGREWHISPWTGDWYQLQPWERKHSDKFYDVVFDRRYGGDLEGVIDELPYLKNLGINAIYFNPIFESNSLHKYNTSTYIHVDHNFGPDPEGDLRTMSEENPADPSTWKWTSADKEFLKLIAKAHSVGIRVIIDGVFNHVGTDFWAFKDVVKKQQKSDFKDWFVIRSWDDPTAGTKFEYDCWWGVKSLPVFRKDTITGLVHGPYEHIMAITKRWMEPDGKPQNGIDGWRLDVPNEVPHPFWKDWRKEVKSLNPNALIIGEIWDDASAWLKGDEFDGVMNYEFAKAVVKFFMNKKMKIGPSQFDSTLHAVRDFYPNDIDYVLQNLVDSHDTDRLESMIMNPDRDFNSNNSPRNNKDYNVAKPDAAGIKRQELVALFQMTYVGAPMIYYGDEAGMWGATDPDERKPMLWADMKYEDEKSSPAAGPNRPDDRNVFNKDLFDFYSKLVHERVTDPALQVGTYKTLIADDSNQVFVFERQYGEKEAVVGFNLSSRTQTVNLRLSGSTPVFKDILNGKRVAFKGDSIQVLIKPNWGVLLTR, encoded by the coding sequence TTGAAGCGGTACGCGATTATTCCTCTAATTTTGTTTCTGGCGACCGCCAGTGCTCAGGTCAAAGTGCCCGAATGGGCCAAGAAGGCTGTCTGGTACCAGATTTTTCCCGAGCGATTTCGAAACGGCGACACGAGGAACGACCCTACTGCAACGGACGCCGGCGTCTCAGGGAGGGAATGGCACATTTCGCCATGGACCGGTGATTGGTACCAACTTCAACCTTGGGAAAGGAAACACTCGGACAAGTTCTACGACGTCGTCTTCGACAGACGGTACGGCGGCGATCTCGAAGGCGTGATCGACGAGCTTCCTTACCTGAAGAACCTCGGCATCAATGCGATATACTTCAATCCGATTTTTGAATCCAATTCACTCCACAAATACAACACATCAACATACATTCACGTCGATCACAACTTCGGTCCCGATCCCGAGGGGGATTTGAGGACCATGTCGGAAGAGAATCCCGCCGATCCTTCGACCTGGAAATGGACTTCTGCCGATAAGGAGTTTCTGAAACTCATCGCGAAAGCACATTCAGTGGGGATCAGGGTAATCATCGATGGAGTGTTCAACCATGTCGGGACCGACTTCTGGGCGTTCAAGGATGTCGTCAAGAAACAACAGAAATCAGATTTCAAAGACTGGTTCGTCATAAGAAGCTGGGACGATCCCACAGCGGGTACAAAGTTCGAGTACGACTGCTGGTGGGGAGTGAAGTCGCTTCCCGTTTTTAGAAAGGACACGATCACAGGACTCGTCCACGGCCCGTACGAGCACATCATGGCGATTACGAAGCGGTGGATGGAACCGGATGGCAAGCCCCAAAACGGTATCGACGGTTGGCGCCTCGACGTTCCGAACGAAGTTCCACATCCCTTCTGGAAAGATTGGCGGAAAGAAGTTAAAAGTTTAAACCCGAACGCCCTTATCATCGGTGAAATCTGGGATGACGCCTCCGCATGGCTGAAGGGTGATGAGTTCGATGGGGTAATGAACTACGAATTCGCAAAAGCTGTCGTCAAGTTTTTCATGAACAAGAAAATGAAAATTGGTCCAAGTCAATTTGACTCCACTTTGCACGCAGTGAGAGATTTCTATCCGAATGACATAGATTATGTCCTGCAAAATCTCGTTGACAGTCACGATACCGACCGGCTTGAGTCGATGATCATGAATCCCGATCGGGACTTCAACTCGAACAATAGCCCCAGGAATAATAAGGACTACAATGTCGCGAAACCGGACGCAGCAGGTATAAAGAGACAGGAACTGGTCGCACTTTTTCAGATGACCTATGTCGGGGCGCCGATGATCTATTATGGAGACGAAGCAGGAATGTGGGGGGCGACGGATCCAGATGAGAGGAAGCCGATGCTCTGGGCCGACATGAAATACGAAGACGAGAAGTCGAGTCCGGCCGCGGGTCCCAATCGTCCAGATGACAGAAACGTTTTCAATAAGGATCTATTCGACTTCTACAGCAAACTTGTCCATGAGCGCGTCACAGATCCGGCACTTCAGGTTGGGACATATAAGACTCTAATTGCAGATGATTCAAATCAAGTGTTCGTGTTTGAAAGACAGTACGGTGAGAAAGAAGCTGTGGTCGGTTTCAACCTTTCTTCACGAACTCAGACTGTGAATTTGAGACTGAGTGGTTCTACCCCTGTCTTCAAGGACATTCTCAACGGCAAGCGGGTTGCATTCAAGGGCGACTCGATTCAGGTCCTTATAAAACCCAATTGGGGAGTGCTGCTCACCCGGTAA
- a CDS encoding T9SS type A sorting domain-containing protein, whose translation MQANRLIASILFFLMPFGVVWAQLSVQDPTVYGTKPGYIDRTTLVVEPHGAYVEQALYIWYSDHNQYPGNQNLEIVHRFTLPQGSVINDLWLWIGNEVVKAKMFDTWTARHIYDSIVVHRHDPAFLAKNGNSYELHIYPLVSGQFRKIRMNFITPTSWTGNSGFADMPLSFLQASNSTTKPVQLLFRDEEDVWGSPYVRELPNISSERTVDTAGYAYRDFELPDISSLESFSLGFQTAFTDGIYCKSGDRQGDSSYFQIGVDPASFNVVRSDTGAARVIVGIDLSGYYSPTLSSLVPRITATLHNALRPVDQFCLTISGAGSITHYSPWRLADSVTIDTVLKDFLQSTVASKLSQFKRPVVIFCDDHAQTIWRFPGLDSIAIIKTFGQINDAVSSIPGADIVASYDHGFETAAATNSNLSVILPKIDSLFYRGGRFLGYYDHNRPAYEMIESHYINGLGTNAELNSVTLFPQPNGNIGNSFPSSVTCNSVNFLTFSDPDTKIDLASSSGAGAVISKRIGNGLLVVSGIWSFTDDEALKEMLAIPLLGTNQHSWDNKQPIMLQALLDDFRTSIAQDSVAQVIFFSNADSLISTTDARTWVNTYLTSLGTNKPIFNTVNLLDGNPVTPAYVTDNGVDYYGSGFLLNSLAQVTGGEHFESHLRSWDYIEEGLKYTSCARMDSMKVGVVVDNGAGNLIQIREVAPDPGNRGKPWFYIGVSNAAERIDFNVQAWFYGFTQSHLKQASTYLFVDTTNRSPILAGMMGWETLQDYFLESSFDTSKIVNLAIKYNLLCDYTSLIALEPSESNPPLLNPFDESGIFTSMVRNKEAERDSSVFSAFPNPFNGQVKFFLNLKRSSSVRIIIYNILGQQVRAFTLIAGPGTSSITWDGADSHEGAAASGVYLVQATVIENATGTLFRKNLKILMLK comes from the coding sequence GTGCAAGCTAATCGTTTGATTGCCTCTATCCTTTTCTTTTTGATGCCATTCGGCGTTGTATGGGCTCAACTCAGTGTTCAGGATCCAACTGTCTATGGGACGAAACCCGGATACATAGACAGGACTACACTCGTCGTGGAGCCCCACGGCGCGTACGTCGAACAGGCCCTGTACATCTGGTATTCCGACCACAACCAGTATCCCGGCAACCAGAATCTGGAGATTGTTCATCGTTTCACGCTTCCTCAGGGCTCAGTGATCAACGACCTGTGGCTCTGGATCGGGAACGAAGTCGTGAAAGCAAAAATGTTCGACACGTGGACTGCGAGGCATATTTATGACAGCATCGTGGTACACAGGCACGATCCCGCGTTCCTGGCGAAGAACGGTAACTCGTATGAACTGCATATTTATCCTCTAGTCTCCGGCCAGTTCAGGAAGATAAGGATGAATTTCATCACACCCACAAGTTGGACTGGGAACAGCGGATTCGCGGATATGCCGCTGTCGTTTTTACAGGCCAGCAACTCGACGACCAAGCCAGTCCAGCTGCTATTTCGTGATGAGGAAGATGTCTGGGGATCACCTTATGTTCGAGAGTTGCCCAACATTAGCTCCGAAAGGACAGTGGATACTGCGGGCTACGCTTATCGGGACTTCGAATTGCCGGACATCTCTTCACTTGAGAGCTTCTCATTGGGCTTTCAAACTGCATTCACCGATGGAATTTATTGCAAGTCGGGCGACCGCCAAGGTGACAGCTCTTATTTCCAAATCGGGGTTGATCCGGCAAGCTTCAATGTCGTGCGGAGCGATACAGGCGCCGCAAGAGTAATTGTCGGCATCGATCTTAGCGGCTACTATAGTCCTACTTTAAGTTCTCTCGTCCCGAGAATCACTGCAACTCTGCACAATGCACTGAGGCCCGTCGACCAATTCTGTTTGACTATCTCGGGTGCGGGATCTATTACTCATTACTCGCCTTGGAGGCTTGCAGACTCGGTCACAATCGATACCGTGCTTAAGGACTTTTTACAGTCCACAGTAGCCTCCAAACTCTCCCAGTTCAAACGCCCGGTGGTAATCTTCTGTGACGACCATGCGCAAACAATCTGGCGCTTCCCAGGGTTGGATAGCATCGCAATTATAAAAACATTTGGTCAAATCAATGACGCGGTAAGCAGTATCCCGGGTGCCGATATCGTTGCAAGTTATGATCACGGCTTCGAAACCGCAGCTGCGACTAACTCAAATCTTTCTGTCATACTCCCAAAAATTGACTCTCTCTTTTACCGTGGCGGGAGATTCCTGGGATACTACGACCACAATAGGCCTGCTTACGAAATGATTGAGTCGCATTACATAAATGGATTAGGAACAAATGCAGAATTAAACTCAGTAACTCTGTTTCCACAGCCTAACGGCAACATCGGCAATTCATTTCCTTCATCCGTCACTTGCAACAGTGTGAATTTCCTGACCTTCTCAGATCCTGACACCAAGATCGATCTTGCCAGTAGCTCCGGTGCGGGGGCGGTAATTTCAAAAAGAATTGGGAACGGTCTCCTCGTGGTTTCCGGAATTTGGTCGTTCACAGACGATGAAGCTCTCAAGGAAATGCTGGCAATTCCATTGCTTGGAACAAATCAGCACAGCTGGGATAACAAACAACCGATAATGCTGCAGGCACTCCTCGATGATTTTAGAACCTCAATTGCTCAGGACTCTGTAGCTCAGGTGATCTTTTTCAGCAATGCGGATTCTCTGATTTCAACCACCGATGCCAGGACGTGGGTGAATACTTACTTGACTTCTTTGGGGACCAATAAGCCCATCTTCAACACTGTCAACTTGCTGGACGGAAATCCGGTCACTCCGGCCTACGTCACTGATAACGGAGTGGATTACTACGGCTCTGGATTCCTGTTAAACTCACTTGCTCAAGTCACAGGAGGAGAGCATTTCGAATCGCATTTAAGAAGCTGGGACTACATCGAAGAAGGGCTCAAGTATACAAGTTGCGCTCGAATGGACTCGATGAAGGTTGGAGTAGTCGTGGATAACGGCGCCGGCAACCTTATCCAAATAAGAGAAGTCGCTCCTGACCCGGGCAATCGCGGGAAACCATGGTTCTATATCGGCGTTTCGAATGCCGCTGAGAGAATTGACTTCAACGTTCAAGCGTGGTTCTATGGATTCACACAAAGTCACTTGAAACAGGCTTCGACATATTTATTCGTTGATACGACGAACAGATCGCCGATACTTGCCGGGATGATGGGATGGGAGACGTTGCAGGATTATTTTCTTGAGAGCTCATTCGACACATCGAAAATTGTCAATCTTGCTATTAAGTATAACCTTCTTTGCGATTACACTTCATTGATTGCACTCGAGCCGAGCGAGTCGAATCCACCTCTTCTTAATCCGTTCGATGAGAGCGGGATCTTCACCAGCATGGTCAGGAACAAAGAAGCTGAGCGGGACAGTTCGGTCTTCAGCGCATTTCCCAACCCGTTCAACGGACAGGTAAAGTTCTTCCTGAATCTCAAGCGATCTTCCAGCGTAAGAATAATCATTTACAATATTCTCGGACAACAGGTGAGAGCGTTCACGCTGATCGCAGGCCCGGGCACCTCTTCTATAACTTGGGACGGTGCAGATTCACATGAGGGAGCTGCTGCAAGCGGTGTATATCTCGTACAGGCAACTGTAATCGAGAATGCAACCGGCACTCTGTTTCGCAAGAACCTCAAGATATTGATGCTTAAATAA